In a single window of the Gadus chalcogrammus isolate NIFS_2021 chromosome 20, NIFS_Gcha_1.0, whole genome shotgun sequence genome:
- the LOC130373765 gene encoding interleukin-1 receptor type 1-like produces MVINLAGGVETRRKPEEFPIASSASPQTEDNMTCGRLLVLYLAAVLGPQPPLVDGHQKALETHKVSVGRFFILKCSPGHTNVTWKRGGSNSSLPAGVEVKDAELWFLPVVQAHDGKYICHNRKERVYEVRVSNELCPAAVESKRMKQGPLHCKLDLPRGTTRTAPVEWLKECVPVNLAGGNLEVTQKGDLRFLRDSETNAGLYTCLLHMSLGDNNYTAARSLNLTLGNTTFLYKPMLVYPKVETKEIVEIGSRKELRCKAYLGNRDDGTNMYWTINGHHFNTSPHLHYSQKYAEEDGAVYGMSSLVISSVVPELLDIPISCHLLNPAGQGQGTFRLHKADHRGLYVCVLAPLTVCLLGLALALGMLFRMELVLAYRRLKRLFISLEVSDGMLYDAYVSYQYSGEGHSSEVVTFALKVLPEVLEKRHGFSLFIRGRDDSPGEALHDVIAEAVSKSRRLVLILSGQETLKHHPPTPAHHNWPTSTAWACTMP; encoded by the exons ATGGTTATAAACCTGGCTGGTGGTGTAGAAACGAGGAGGAAACCAGAAGAGTTTCCAATTGCCAGCTCTGCGTCACCTCAA ACGGAGGACAACATGACCTGCGGGCGGCTTCTTGTTCTCTACCTGGCCGCGGTGCTGGGGCCGCAGCCGCCTCTCGTAGACG GCCACCAGAAGGCACTAGAGACGCACAAGGTGAGCGTCGGGCGCTTCTTTATCCTGAAGTGTAGCCCGGGTCATACCAATGTGACATGGAAAAGAGGGGGGAGCAACTCGAGCCTGCCTGCCGGGGTGGAGGTTAAAGATGCGGAGCTGTGGTTTCTCCCTGTGGTCCAGGCCCATGATGGAAAATACATCTGTCACAACAG AAAGGAGAGGGTGTATGAGGTGCGGGTGTCTAACGAGCTGTGTCCTGCTGCGGTCGAGTCCAAACGAATGAAACAAGGGCCTCTTCACTGTAAACTGGATCTCCCCCGAGGAACGACTCGTACTGCCCCTGTGGAGTGGCTTAAG gagtgtgtgccTGTCAATCTGGCTGGTGGAAACCTGGAGGTGACACAGAAGGGGGACCTTAGGTTCCTGAGGGACTCAGAAACAAACGCTGGCCTCTACACCTGCCTGCTGCACATGTCTCTGGGAGATAACAACTACACCGCTGCCCGCTCCCTCAACCTCACCCTCGGCAACA CAACTTTCCTGTATAAACCCATGTTGGTGTATCCGAAGGTGGAGACAAAGGAGATAGTGGAAATAG GTTCCAGAAAGGAGCTGCGCTGTAAGGCCTACCTGGGCAACAGAGACGATGGTACTAACATGTACTGGACCATCAACGGACACCATTTCAACACATCTCCACATCTCCACTATTCCCAGAAATA TGCAGAGGAGGATGGTGCTGTCTATGGCATGTCATCCTTGGTCATCTCTTCGGTGGTCCCTGAGCTGCTCGACATCCCAATCAGCTGTCATCTCCTCAACCCTGCAGGACAGGGGCAGGGAACCTTTCGGCTTCACAAAG CGGACCACCGcggtctctatgtgtgtgtgctggcccCCCTGACCGTGTGTCTGCTGGGGCTAGCCCTGGCTCTGGGGATGCTCTTCAGGATGGAGCTGGTGTTGGCCTACAGGAGGTTGAAACGGCTTTTCATATCCCTGGAGg tcTCAGATGGTATGCTGTACGACGCCTACGTGAGCTATCAGTACAGCGGTGAGGGTCATTCGTCCGAGGTCGTGACCTTTGCCCTCAAGGTCCTGCCCGAGGTTCTGGAGAAGCGGCACGGCTTCAGCCTCTTCATCCGAGGACGGGACGACTCTCCCggagaag CGCTGCATGATGTCATCGCCGAGGCAGTGAGCAAGAGCCGGCGACTGGTACTCATTTTGTCCGGGCAGGAGACTCTGAAacatcacccccccaccccagcccatCACAACTGGCCTACGAGCACAGCGTGGGCCTGTACGATGCCTTGA